In the Prochlorococcus sp. MIT 1307 genome, one interval contains:
- a CDS encoding DUF3611 family protein: MADKLDFQLLSLGMRRIGWIRFWIQTVLGVVVVGVLLFNNVGSSLARNSERALGLGPGLSLTTLAFFFLLYGLWQGWLIVRTGRALDSAARPSRGETSRLLKRGLIADLLGLIFASVGYQTLAGALFVQASMQAPGISIGAGMRAMENYPITSLEMLSVLSNTQVLFAHVIGVLFSLWLLQRIYRTN, translated from the coding sequence ATGGCAGACAAACTTGACTTCCAGCTTCTTTCATTAGGTATGCGACGCATCGGTTGGATTCGGTTTTGGATTCAGACAGTTCTTGGGGTTGTAGTTGTAGGAGTTTTACTCTTTAACAACGTTGGTAGCAGTCTTGCACGTAACTCAGAGCGGGCTTTGGGTCTAGGGCCAGGTTTGTCGCTGACAACATTGGCGTTTTTTTTCTTGCTGTATGGGCTTTGGCAGGGTTGGTTGATAGTTCGTACTGGTAGAGCTCTTGATAGTGCTGCTCGACCAAGTAGAGGAGAAACCAGTCGTTTGTTGAAGCGTGGACTAATTGCCGATCTTTTGGGATTGATTTTTGCTTCTGTGGGCTATCAAACTTTAGCCGGGGCACTTTTTGTGCAGGCTTCCATGCAAGCTCCTGGGATCTCAATAGGTGCAGGTATGAGGGCAATGGAAAATTATCCCATCACATCTTTGGAGATGCTTTCTGTGTTGAGCAATACGCAGGTCTTATTTGCACATGTCATTGGTGTGCTGTTTTCTCTTTGGTTGCTTCAACGTATCTATCGCACTAATTGA
- a CDS encoding DUF192 domain-containing protein, whose protein sequence is MSRNRTANKDSSSDPFLGTKFLTLFLGCGFFVCNTFLPGNVYSSDVRSPQYLPLEARWCLPIGECLLLEIADTIEEKRIGLMERSLIHSGTGMWFQFSPAEIVRFWMHKTYIPLDIVFLSEGLIVAIEKSLKPCFLSPCKSYGPNKLVDSVIELEAGAVERLGIKVGDFVNIEYISGTSKDIK, encoded by the coding sequence ATGTCGCGAAACCGGACCGCCAATAAAGATAGTTCCTCAGACCCTTTCTTGGGGACTAAATTTCTCACCTTGTTCTTAGGTTGCGGATTCTTTGTCTGTAATACCTTTTTGCCTGGGAATGTCTATTCGTCTGATGTGCGGTCTCCTCAATACTTACCTTTAGAGGCTAGATGGTGTTTGCCAATTGGAGAATGCTTATTGCTTGAAATTGCAGACACTATTGAAGAGAAAAGAATTGGGTTGATGGAGCGTTCTTTAATTCATTCAGGAACTGGAATGTGGTTTCAATTCTCTCCTGCAGAAATTGTTCGATTTTGGATGCATAAAACATATATCCCTCTTGATATAGTTTTCCTTTCAGAGGGTTTGATTGTTGCTATAGAAAAAAGTCTAAAGCCTTGCTTTTTATCTCCTTGTAAAAGTTATGGCCCAAATAAATTGGTGGATAGTGTAATTGAATTGGAAGCAGGAGCAGTTGAAAGACTGGGAATTAAAGTTGGCGACTTTGTTAATATTGAATATATATCAGGCACATCTAAAGATATTAAATAA
- the surE gene encoding 5'/3'-nucleotidase SurE produces MHPLSILISNDDGVFAEGIRVLASAASQRGHKVTVVCPDQERSATGHGLTLQAPIRAERADELFEKNVTAWGCSGTPADCIKLALYELLSDKPDLVLSGINHGANLGTDIFCSGTVAAALEGTLEGIPSMAVSVTSFQWNNFQVAANLTMDIVENVLEKKWPQSLLLNLNIPPIALEEMGPLRWTRLSIRHYEEQFMRRKDPRGNTYYWLAGEAVKDFKSAGDGPSEWPSDVAQINRAAPSLTPIQPDLFWRGELSDLPHIEIKNQLVR; encoded by the coding sequence ATGCACCCTCTTAGCATTCTTATTAGCAATGACGATGGAGTTTTTGCTGAAGGGATTAGAGTCCTCGCTTCTGCAGCCTCTCAAAGAGGCCATAAGGTGACTGTTGTCTGTCCTGACCAAGAGCGTTCTGCGACTGGTCATGGCCTCACTCTCCAAGCTCCAATCCGAGCAGAAAGAGCAGATGAATTATTCGAGAAGAATGTAACCGCCTGGGGTTGTAGTGGAACCCCTGCAGACTGCATAAAGCTTGCACTATATGAACTGCTCAGTGACAAACCAGATCTAGTACTCTCTGGAATTAATCATGGTGCAAATTTAGGTACTGATATTTTTTGCTCTGGGACAGTTGCTGCAGCACTAGAAGGAACACTAGAAGGAATACCCTCAATGGCAGTTAGCGTAACTTCATTTCAATGGAATAATTTCCAAGTTGCAGCAAATCTAACAATGGACATTGTAGAAAATGTCCTTGAAAAGAAATGGCCTCAAAGTCTCCTTCTAAATCTAAACATCCCGCCAATTGCATTAGAGGAAATGGGCCCTCTTCGTTGGACAAGGTTATCTATTAGACATTACGAAGAACAATTCATGCGCCGAAAAGATCCTCGAGGCAATACTTATTATTGGTTAGCTGGAGAAGCAGTAAAAGATTTTAAATCAGCAGGAGATGGTCCAAGCGAATGGCCTAGTGATGTAGCTCAAATAAATAGGGCTGCCCCGTCCCTAACTCCAATTCAACCAGATCTTTTTTGGAGAGGAGAACTTTCAGATCTACCACATATAGAAATTAAAAATCAATTAGTGCGATAG
- a CDS encoding thiamine phosphate synthase gives MSIVPSTNSCVARLIDANLDRAREGLRVVEDWCRFGLQQKNLVVTLKDWRQQLGNHHHEIYKNARATSQDKGIGLTHPAQKNRHSPEEVVAANCSRVQEALRVLEEFSRITDPDLANNASKIRYGLYELELKILKATITSKLRKKLEHSKLCLITTPQPDLSKRVASALEQGVDMVQYRSKEDTDRERVIQARELACLCKKHKALFIVNDRLDLALAVDADGVHLGQNDIPTDIARRLLGKEKLIGRSTHCIKELQEAEQEGCDYLGVGPVFSTQTKPRLRPSGISYVKEASQATQLPWFAIGGINCSNIDKVLNAGAKKIAIAGAIMNSTNPTSMSLELIQKIS, from the coding sequence ATGTCTATAGTCCCAAGCACAAATTCATGTGTTGCTCGGCTGATAGATGCAAACCTCGATAGAGCTCGTGAGGGACTGCGCGTTGTTGAAGACTGGTGCAGATTTGGACTTCAGCAAAAAAACCTTGTTGTAACTCTCAAAGATTGGAGGCAGCAACTCGGCAATCATCATCATGAAATCTATAAGAACGCTAGAGCTACAAGTCAAGACAAAGGAATTGGACTAACACATCCTGCACAAAAGAATAGACATTCTCCAGAAGAGGTGGTCGCCGCAAACTGCTCCCGTGTACAAGAAGCATTGAGAGTTTTAGAAGAATTTAGTCGAATAACAGACCCTGATTTAGCGAACAATGCCAGCAAAATTCGATATGGCCTTTATGAACTTGAATTAAAGATATTAAAAGCGACTATTACATCAAAGCTTCGCAAGAAACTTGAGCATTCAAAACTTTGTCTAATCACGACTCCTCAACCCGATCTGTCTAAAAGAGTTGCTTCTGCACTTGAACAAGGCGTAGACATGGTGCAATACCGCTCCAAGGAGGACACTGATCGAGAGAGAGTAATTCAAGCTAGAGAGTTAGCTTGTTTATGCAAAAAACATAAAGCGCTATTCATCGTCAATGATCGCTTAGATCTTGCCTTGGCTGTAGATGCTGATGGTGTACATCTCGGACAAAATGATATTCCAACAGACATAGCTCGGCGGCTCCTCGGCAAAGAGAAATTAATAGGGCGAAGCACACATTGCATAAAAGAACTTCAGGAAGCTGAGCAAGAAGGGTGTGATTACCTTGGGGTGGGACCAGTTTTTTCCACACAAACAAAACCAAGGCTCAGGCCTTCAGGAATCAGCTATGTAAAAGAGGCATCTCAGGCTACACAGCTCCCATGGTTTGCCATTGGAGGTATTAATTGCTCAAATATAGATAAAGTCCTCAACGCTGGGGCAAAGAAAATCGCAATAGCGGGGGCGATCATGAATTCAACCAATCCAACTTCAATGAGTCTTGAGCTAATCCAAAAAATATCATGA
- the pheS gene encoding phenylalanine--tRNA ligase subunit alpha has translation MSSTVSLQQLKVELELLEEEAEQDIAKAVDEDSLEKLRVNLLGKKGRLSTVLGAMGQLPSSDRPLVGQRANVLKNQLQGLISQRLQLLKQKALADLVAKETIDVTVPSIGTPVGKRHPLIQTSEEIVDLFCGLGYGVAEGPEVENDHYNFTALNIPENHPARDMQDTFYLGENLLLRTHTSPVQIRYLEHNPPPVRVVAPGRVYRRDTVDSTHSPVFHQVEVLAIDEGLDFSHLRGTVMAFLKAFFGDLPVRFRASYFPFTEPSAEVDVQWRGRWLEVMGCGMVDPAVLEGLGLDPDRWSGFAAGLGVERFCMVRHGIDDIRRLYTSDLRFLDQF, from the coding sequence GTGAGCTCCACTGTCTCCTTGCAACAACTCAAAGTTGAGCTTGAGCTTCTGGAGGAAGAAGCGGAACAAGATATAGCGAAAGCAGTTGATGAGGACTCTCTTGAAAAATTGAGGGTAAATCTTCTTGGTAAGAAAGGCCGTCTTTCAACGGTTCTTGGAGCGATGGGTCAGCTTCCAAGCTCTGATCGTCCTTTGGTGGGTCAGAGGGCCAATGTGCTTAAGAATCAATTGCAAGGATTAATTTCGCAGCGGTTACAGCTTTTGAAACAGAAAGCTTTAGCTGATTTGGTGGCTAAAGAAACTATTGACGTGACCGTGCCTTCAATTGGTACTCCTGTAGGTAAGCGTCATCCTTTAATTCAAACTAGTGAGGAGATTGTTGATTTATTTTGTGGGTTGGGATATGGAGTAGCAGAAGGCCCAGAGGTGGAAAACGATCATTACAATTTCACGGCTTTAAATATTCCTGAGAATCATCCAGCTCGGGATATGCAAGACACTTTTTATCTTGGGGAAAATCTTCTTTTAAGAACCCATACTTCACCAGTTCAGATTCGGTATTTAGAGCACAACCCTCCCCCTGTCAGGGTTGTGGCACCTGGAAGGGTTTATCGTCGTGACACAGTTGATTCAACTCATTCTCCAGTTTTCCATCAGGTTGAGGTGCTGGCTATAGATGAAGGTTTGGACTTCAGTCATCTTCGGGGCACCGTTATGGCTTTTTTGAAGGCTTTTTTTGGAGATCTACCAGTACGTTTTCGTGCGAGCTATTTCCCTTTTACAGAGCCCTCTGCAGAGGTTGATGTTCAATGGCGAGGTAGATGGCTGGAAGTCATGGGATGCGGAATGGTTGATCCTGCGGTCTTGGAGGGGTTAGGTCTCGATCCAGATCGATGGAGTGGCTTTGCTGCTGGACTTGGAGTCGAACGTTTTTGTATGGTTCGCCATGGAATTGATGACATCCGAAGGCTTTATACAAGTGATCTACGCTTTTTGGATCAATTTTGA
- a CDS encoding bifunctional riboflavin kinase/FAD synthetase, with protein sequence MIPLCSPKQALLPTALALGSFDGLHAGHRRVIERITRNTPGIPTVVSFWPHPREVLYGEARLRLDLPSEKTSLLEPLGVEQLVLIPFDKSLAALTPDKFVNQILLETLQAKHIAVGANFRFGKNREGDVFTLEKIGATAGIKVSVVPILEDNEGRMSSSRIRSALNKGELKTAQKLMGRAYRFRGSVVSGRGIGRGIGWPTANLQVDGRKFLPGQGVYAAWAWKPNKDNAFSAVMNLGPQPTVDPTAPSAVEVHLLDKDLDLTGQELIVEPVQKLRSQKQFTNLVELSAQIGRDAKLAKTILESIENHLGTG encoded by the coding sequence TTGATCCCACTCTGCTCTCCTAAGCAGGCACTCCTTCCCACAGCCCTAGCGCTGGGAAGCTTTGATGGTCTTCATGCTGGCCATCGACGGGTAATTGAAAGAATCACTAGAAATACACCTGGAATTCCTACTGTCGTTAGTTTCTGGCCACATCCGCGAGAAGTTCTGTATGGTGAAGCACGACTCCGATTAGACCTACCTTCAGAGAAAACTTCCCTCTTAGAACCACTGGGTGTAGAGCAACTTGTTTTAATTCCTTTTGATAAATCTCTAGCCGCCCTAACGCCAGACAAATTTGTTAATCAAATACTTTTAGAAACACTTCAAGCCAAACACATTGCAGTTGGAGCAAATTTCCGGTTTGGGAAAAATCGTGAAGGAGATGTATTTACCTTGGAAAAAATAGGCGCAACTGCAGGGATAAAGGTTTCGGTTGTGCCAATACTGGAAGACAACGAAGGTCGAATGAGCAGTAGCCGCATACGTTCAGCTCTTAATAAAGGAGAACTCAAAACAGCCCAAAAACTTATGGGTCGCGCATATCGCTTTCGTGGAAGTGTTGTCTCAGGGCGAGGTATAGGACGTGGAATAGGGTGGCCTACTGCAAATTTGCAAGTTGATGGACGCAAATTCCTTCCAGGTCAAGGGGTTTATGCGGCTTGGGCCTGGAAACCCAATAAAGACAATGCCTTTTCAGCGGTAATGAACTTAGGCCCTCAACCTACGGTCGATCCAACCGCTCCATCTGCAGTAGAAGTCCATCTCCTTGACAAAGACCTTGACTTAACTGGACAAGAATTAATAGTTGAACCTGTTCAAAAACTTAGAAGTCAAAAACAATTTACAAATCTTGTTGAACTTAGTGCTCAAATTGGGCGAGATGCCAAATTAGCCAAAACCATTTTGGAGTCTATTGAAAATCATTTGGGGACTGGATAA
- a CDS encoding DUF1517 domain-containing protein encodes MAKFFPPQATTIRRCLARLAFTFFVVVSLLGQPSPSYAASGGRIGGGSFRAPSVPRGGSGSYGGGGYGGYRGGYGSYRGGGMGFPFILPIFGFGGGGLFGFLILMSIAGVIVNSIKGGLNAPTIEKSRGLTQPTQGPVTLIQLQIGLLANAKELQSDLRDLAASANTSTSIGLQQVLQETTLSLLRQPSLWVYANLENGQVPFNSAESTFNRLSLTERSKLSKETTSNFSGQIIANNTSTSMPGDADATNEYIAVTLVIASKRRENLSETNNSEQLRNALRSLGSISSKDLMALEVIWQPDGQGDVLSAEELVTAYPNLKHL; translated from the coding sequence TTGGCCAAATTTTTTCCTCCTCAAGCAACAACTATTAGGCGCTGTCTAGCAAGACTAGCCTTCACATTCTTCGTGGTGGTTTCACTTCTGGGCCAGCCATCCCCCTCCTATGCAGCCAGTGGTGGCCGCATAGGAGGGGGGAGCTTTCGCGCACCTTCAGTACCTAGAGGCGGCAGTGGCAGCTATGGAGGAGGGGGGTACGGCGGCTACAGAGGAGGTTATGGCAGTTACAGAGGAGGAGGCATGGGTTTCCCATTCATCCTTCCAATCTTTGGCTTTGGTGGAGGTGGTCTGTTTGGATTCTTAATTCTGATGTCTATCGCAGGAGTAATAGTTAATTCAATAAAAGGAGGTTTAAATGCTCCAACAATTGAAAAGTCCAGAGGTCTAACACAACCCACACAGGGCCCAGTGACGCTGATTCAACTCCAAATTGGCCTTTTAGCAAATGCCAAAGAACTTCAATCAGACCTTAGAGACTTAGCGGCATCAGCCAATACAAGTACTTCTATTGGATTACAGCAGGTCTTACAAGAGACCACCCTTTCACTTCTAAGACAGCCCAGCCTGTGGGTATATGCGAACCTAGAAAATGGTCAAGTACCTTTTAATTCAGCAGAGTCAACATTCAACCGACTTTCACTCACAGAAAGAAGCAAGTTATCAAAAGAAACAACCTCTAACTTTTCTGGTCAGATAATTGCAAACAACACCTCAACAAGCATGCCTGGCGACGCAGATGCAACTAATGAGTACATTGCGGTAACTCTAGTAATTGCATCAAAAAGAAGAGAGAACCTATCCGAAACAAACAACAGTGAACAGCTGCGAAATGCACTTAGAAGCCTTGGATCAATCTCTTCAAAGGACCTAATGGCTTTAGAAGTAATTTGGCAACCGGATGGACAAGGTGATGTACTTAGCGCCGAAGAACTAGTGACGGCTTATCCCAATTTGAAGCACCTCTAG
- the larB gene encoding nickel pincer cofactor biosynthesis protein LarB gives MIEIQARLDLQRRQRLGMVEAVWGEHKTSAQIVEILKSLQAVSELALVTRVSAEKAKELQSVFEGVEFHPQARCLTLGRTADLIPSLGEVVVLSGGTSDMNVAAEAELALRCHGIKTELLIDVGVSGLHRLLDQLERLKTAKVLIACAGMEGALPTVLAGLVSQPVIGVPVSIGYGVSAGGKTALEGMLASCAPGLVVVNIDNGYGAAMAALRILKNLNSSRNKNS, from the coding sequence GTGATTGAAATTCAGGCAAGGTTAGATCTTCAGCGACGGCAACGCCTTGGGATGGTGGAGGCGGTTTGGGGTGAACACAAGACATCAGCTCAGATTGTGGAAATTCTCAAGAGTCTCCAGGCCGTTAGTGAATTGGCTTTGGTGACAAGAGTTAGTGCAGAGAAGGCTAAGGAATTGCAATCAGTTTTTGAGGGGGTTGAATTTCACCCTCAAGCTAGATGTTTAACTTTGGGGCGGACTGCTGACCTGATTCCATCACTGGGAGAGGTAGTGGTTTTAAGTGGTGGTACTAGTGACATGAATGTTGCAGCAGAAGCCGAATTGGCTTTGCGCTGCCATGGGATTAAGACTGAACTTTTAATTGATGTTGGTGTCTCTGGCTTACACCGCCTTTTAGATCAGTTAGAGAGATTAAAAACAGCTAAGGTTTTAATTGCTTGTGCAGGCATGGAAGGTGCTTTGCCAACAGTACTTGCAGGTTTGGTATCTCAGCCTGTCATTGGTGTACCAGTGTCTATTGGGTATGGCGTAAGTGCTGGAGGGAAAACAGCTCTTGAAGGTATGCTTGCAAGCTGTGCCCCAGGACTTGTTGTAGTCAATATTGATAATGGTTATGGAGCTGCAATGGCTGCATTGCGAATTCTCAAAAATTTAAACAGTTCTCGGAACAAGAACTCTTGA
- the trmD gene encoding tRNA (guanosine(37)-N1)-methyltransferase TrmD has protein sequence MSTFRFDVISLCPKAFETLDELGVISRAFSSNIAELEIHNPRDFTIDRYRKVDDEPYGGGVGMVLKPEPVFAAYKSIPLNRKRRVLMMSPQGKPLEQNDLQRWSADYDQLIILCGHYEGFDERIRTLADEEVSTGDFVLTGGELPAMVVVNGVVRLLPGTLGTEESLLEESHTDLLLEHPQYTRPANFQGMEVPYVLRSGDHGAISTWREKQRQLRTKQRRPDLYVRWLVKQQLSQSTIDELLGDSVNNRIGNGYDIHRLVPERALILGGVKLDHPDGLGLEGHSDADVLAHAVTDALLGALALGDIGKYFPPEDPEWEGADSLLLLEKVVALVRDHGWQIVNVDAVIVAERPKLKPYIDLMRQNLAERLGVALQSVGIKATTNERLGPEGREEGISSHAVALLERL, from the coding sequence ATGTCTACTTTTCGTTTCGATGTGATCAGTCTATGTCCGAAAGCCTTCGAGACATTAGATGAGTTAGGCGTAATTAGTAGAGCATTTTCTTCAAACATAGCTGAGTTGGAGATTCATAACCCTCGTGATTTCACTATTGATCGCTACAGAAAAGTTGATGATGAGCCTTATGGTGGCGGGGTAGGCATGGTGTTGAAACCAGAACCTGTCTTCGCGGCGTATAAATCAATTCCCCTCAATCGGAAGAGGAGGGTTTTAATGATGTCTCCTCAAGGGAAGCCTCTTGAACAGAATGATCTACAACGTTGGTCAGCAGATTACGACCAGTTGATAATTCTTTGCGGACATTACGAAGGTTTTGATGAAAGGATAAGGACACTTGCTGACGAAGAAGTCTCAACAGGTGATTTTGTGCTTACTGGTGGGGAGTTGCCTGCCATGGTTGTGGTTAATGGTGTAGTGCGATTGCTCCCAGGAACCCTAGGTACTGAGGAATCTTTGTTGGAAGAGAGCCATACTGATTTATTACTTGAACACCCTCAATACACCAGACCAGCAAACTTTCAGGGTATGGAAGTTCCATATGTTTTGAGGAGTGGAGATCATGGAGCTATTTCAACTTGGAGAGAAAAACAGCGTCAATTAAGAACCAAACAACGTCGTCCAGACCTTTACGTGCGATGGCTTGTTAAGCAACAATTGTCACAGTCGACAATTGATGAACTTCTTGGTGATTCTGTGAACAACCGGATTGGCAATGGTTATGACATTCATCGATTAGTTCCTGAAAGGGCACTAATTCTTGGAGGAGTTAAGCTTGATCACCCTGATGGCTTGGGCCTCGAAGGTCATAGTGATGCAGATGTTCTAGCTCATGCCGTTACAGATGCTTTGCTTGGGGCTCTTGCTTTAGGTGATATTGGCAAATACTTCCCACCTGAGGACCCTGAATGGGAAGGGGCTGATAGTTTGTTATTGCTTGAAAAGGTTGTAGCCCTAGTTAGGGACCATGGATGGCAGATTGTGAATGTTGATGCAGTTATCGTTGCTGAACGTCCAAAGCTGAAGCCTTATATAGATCTTATGAGACAAAATTTGGCTGAGAGATTAGGTGTTGCATTGCAATCAGTTGGAATTAAGGCAACTACTAATGAGAGACTTGGTCCGGAAGGCCGTGAAGAGGGTATTAGTAGTCACGCAGTTGCTTTGCTAGAGAGATTATGA
- the thiS gene encoding sulfur carrier protein ThiS, translating into MRLTINGEEKAIEPSKNPLTLSKLIEQLGHHPRLIVVEFNGAILPPDKWEQQNVEDGDTLEIVTIVGGGS; encoded by the coding sequence ATGAGACTCACAATAAACGGCGAGGAAAAAGCGATCGAACCATCTAAAAATCCTCTCACCCTATCTAAATTAATTGAACAACTCGGGCATCATCCTCGCCTCATAGTTGTTGAGTTCAATGGTGCAATCCTACCTCCCGATAAATGGGAACAACAAAATGTAGAAGATGGGGATACTCTTGAGATTGTGACGATTGTCGGCGGAGGTTCCTAA
- a CDS encoding NAD(+) kinase, producing the protein MSRVGLIVNDGKDLAVKTALTIQQSLHKAGHEVVRVSSSGGMVGFANPDQNMRMLGYNACVPEGFDSSIAFAIVLGGDGTVLSAARQTAPVQIPILTINTGHMGFLAEAYLADLDRALDQVLSMQWMLEERTSLVVSVMRGEQRRWEALCLNEMALHREPLTSMCHFEVSIGRHAPVDISADGVILSTPTGSTAYSLSAGGPVISPDCPVLQLTPIAPHSLASRALVFSDEEPVTVFPATPERLMMVVDGSAGCYVWPEDRVLIRRSDHPVKFVRLSDHEFFQVLRNKLGWGLPHVAKPDRQ; encoded by the coding sequence GTGTCCCGGGTAGGACTGATCGTCAATGATGGCAAGGATCTTGCTGTAAAGACTGCTCTCACAATTCAGCAGAGCCTTCACAAGGCTGGTCATGAGGTGGTTCGTGTTAGCAGCTCAGGTGGCATGGTGGGCTTTGCTAACCCTGACCAGAACATGCGCATGTTGGGGTACAACGCATGTGTTCCAGAAGGGTTTGATTCTTCGATTGCTTTTGCGATTGTTCTTGGGGGTGATGGCACTGTGCTGTCTGCAGCTCGTCAGACTGCGCCAGTACAAATACCAATTCTTACGATCAATACAGGCCACATGGGCTTTTTAGCAGAAGCTTATTTGGCAGATTTAGATAGGGCTCTTGATCAGGTTCTATCAATGCAGTGGATGCTTGAAGAGCGCACTAGCCTTGTGGTGAGCGTTATGCGTGGTGAACAACGTCGATGGGAGGCTTTGTGTCTGAATGAGATGGCTTTGCATCGTGAGCCTCTAACTAGCATGTGCCATTTTGAGGTCTCAATAGGACGTCATGCTCCAGTAGATATCTCCGCGGATGGAGTAATTCTTTCGACTCCAACTGGATCCACAGCCTACTCTTTGAGTGCAGGTGGGCCAGTAATAAGTCCAGATTGTCCGGTATTGCAATTAACACCTATTGCCCCACATTCTCTTGCCTCTAGAGCGCTTGTTTTTAGTGATGAGGAGCCTGTGACTGTTTTCCCTGCTACCCCTGAAAGATTGATGATGGTCGTTGATGGAAGTGCGGGTTGTTATGTCTGGCCTGAGGACAGAGTTTTGATACGTCGTAGTGATCATCCCGTGAAATTTGTTCGACTTTCAGATCATGAATTTTTTCAGGTTCTTCGAAATAAGTTGGGTTGGGGGCTCCCTCATGTCGCGAAACCGGACCGCCAATAA
- a CDS encoding TIGR03792 family protein: MKNYLIKSIPLRFAKGLVLLLGVLILNFINAQEAYSAMSSSSSPSNQIIIEHLRLHVDDQDRQAWLDAERGSWEQWLDKKRGFLGRKLFWDPLREEAIVMITWASYSQWKDIPQGEIDAVQERFEQLAREGTGKERGNPFPLIYEGELLPQ; the protein is encoded by the coding sequence ATGAAAAATTATTTAATTAAAAGTATTCCACTACGGTTTGCTAAAGGTTTAGTTTTACTTCTTGGAGTCTTGATACTGAACTTTATTAACGCGCAAGAGGCCTATTCAGCAATGTCAAGTAGTTCCAGCCCATCCAATCAAATTATTATTGAGCACCTTCGACTACATGTTGATGATCAAGATAGGCAGGCTTGGTTGGATGCAGAAAGAGGAAGTTGGGAGCAATGGCTGGATAAAAAGAGAGGTTTTCTTGGTAGAAAACTTTTCTGGGACCCTTTAAGAGAAGAAGCGATTGTAATGATCACCTGGGCAAGTTACTCTCAATGGAAAGATATTCCACAAGGAGAAATAGATGCTGTTCAAGAACGTTTTGAACAGTTAGCTCGTGAGGGTACTGGCAAAGAGAGAGGTAATCCTTTCCCACTTATATATGAAGGTGAACTATTGCCACAGTGA